Proteins encoded together in one Terriglobus saanensis SP1PR4 window:
- a CDS encoding glycoside hydrolase family 76 protein: MPRSSGNISDLYPLGMRRLLLFACLLAIPAIAQASPKQLTAAAKQLQRDYNKTTGLYSTAGWWNSANSITTLADLSLTLHTRRYFPVFENTLVQAPKKFPGFLNEFYDDEGWWALAWIRVYDVTKDEKYLKTSEAIFQDMTTGWDETCDGGIWWSKKRAYKNAIANELFFSVATSLALRTQGAPQAAYRDWAEREWKWFRQTGMINSDHLINDGLTKECKNNGKTTWTYNQGVILGALAGFAALNHDATAISTANTITSATLVHLVDPAGVLHDPCEPNCGEDGIQFKGIFVRNLSDLPISQTYRDALQRNSQSLWEKAQGPKTAFDERWSGPYTHTNAGIQSSALDLLIATRKAEQGRPPKP; the protein is encoded by the coding sequence TTGCCGCGTTCCTCTGGCAACATCTCCGACCTGTATCCTTTGGGCATGCGCAGACTCCTGCTTTTTGCATGCCTCCTTGCCATACCCGCAATCGCACAAGCCTCTCCAAAACAGCTCACTGCAGCGGCAAAACAGCTACAGAGGGACTACAACAAGACAACCGGCCTTTACAGCACGGCTGGGTGGTGGAATTCGGCCAACTCAATCACTACACTGGCGGACCTGTCCCTTACGCTTCACACTCGCCGGTACTTTCCTGTCTTCGAAAACACACTTGTGCAAGCGCCCAAAAAGTTCCCGGGCTTTCTCAACGAGTTCTATGACGATGAAGGTTGGTGGGCGCTGGCATGGATCCGCGTCTATGACGTCACGAAGGACGAGAAGTACCTCAAGACCTCAGAGGCCATCTTTCAGGACATGACCACCGGCTGGGACGAGACGTGCGACGGCGGCATCTGGTGGAGCAAGAAGCGCGCATATAAAAACGCCATCGCGAATGAGCTTTTCTTCTCCGTCGCAACTTCTCTCGCCCTTCGCACCCAGGGCGCACCACAAGCTGCCTATCGCGACTGGGCCGAACGTGAGTGGAAGTGGTTTCGGCAAACGGGCATGATCAACTCCGATCACCTGATTAACGACGGTCTGACCAAAGAGTGCAAGAACAATGGCAAAACCACCTGGACGTATAACCAGGGAGTCATTCTGGGTGCACTTGCTGGTTTCGCGGCACTCAACCACGATGCAACGGCGATCAGCACCGCGAATACCATCACCTCGGCTACGCTGGTTCATCTGGTAGATCCTGCCGGGGTGCTTCACGATCCCTGCGAGCCCAACTGCGGCGAAGATGGCATTCAGTTCAAAGGCATCTTCGTTCGCAACCTTTCAGATCTTCCTATCTCCCAAACCTACCGAGACGCATTACAGCGCAACAGCCAGTCACTCTGGGAAAAGGCGCAAGGCCCGAAAACCGCATTCGACGAACGATGGTCCGGACCCTACACGCACACGAACGCTGGCATTCAAAGCTCTGCTCTGGATCTTTTGATCGCGACGAGGAAAGCGGAACAAGGCAGACCTCCGAAACCCTGA
- a CDS encoding GGDEF domain-containing protein — MEIHVLHLEHVWLLALYTLLAVTNSLTYKGLRGIHWFSLYNLFALLGAIAVALRGHIPDGLSILGGNLFVVAGYFSLFLSLAALFGRRASQIYWQLGCIVVAVVTMVQYGLIHPDTQARLIAYSIVLCCQQAHIAIFICRKKDGTLRPIGTPMALVMAALACTNLVRLFGTTSWGAPSNYLRAGHFFQSILIANSCLQCGAMVAYVWMTAGLLRTELETQASTDPLTKLLNRRAMELAAERELAFCSKVLTPLCAIVIDLDDFKTVNDSYGHHCGDATLIAVAGCLKKGLRKTDHLARLGGDEFAILLPGSPIEEAAETAERLRSCVAELVIVYGEVQTKVTASFGLASARGSATTWDDLLLMCDQALYTGKRSGGNLVRAGFDDIAGIALPDAISIEVRP, encoded by the coding sequence ATGGAGATCCACGTCTTACATCTCGAGCATGTATGGCTGCTGGCTCTCTATACCCTTCTGGCGGTCACAAACTCCTTGACCTATAAAGGTCTACGCGGCATCCACTGGTTTTCTCTTTACAACCTGTTCGCTCTTCTGGGCGCCATCGCCGTTGCGCTTCGCGGACACATACCGGATGGTCTCTCCATACTGGGGGGGAATCTGTTTGTGGTTGCGGGCTACTTTTCACTCTTCCTGTCTCTTGCCGCACTTTTCGGACGAAGGGCCTCACAGATTTACTGGCAACTGGGCTGCATCGTCGTGGCGGTCGTCACCATGGTGCAATATGGCTTGATCCATCCCGACACACAGGCGCGACTGATCGCTTACAGCATCGTGCTCTGCTGCCAGCAGGCCCATATCGCCATCTTTATCTGCCGCAAGAAGGATGGGACCCTCCGCCCGATCGGGACGCCGATGGCATTAGTTATGGCGGCGCTAGCCTGCACTAATCTGGTCCGGCTCTTTGGAACGACTTCGTGGGGAGCACCCTCAAACTATTTGCGTGCCGGGCATTTTTTCCAATCGATTCTGATCGCCAACTCCTGCCTGCAGTGTGGCGCCATGGTGGCCTATGTCTGGATGACGGCAGGCCTGTTGCGAACGGAGCTGGAGACGCAGGCTTCGACCGATCCACTCACGAAGTTACTCAACCGTCGTGCCATGGAACTGGCGGCGGAGCGGGAATTGGCTTTTTGCAGTAAGGTTCTGACACCCCTGTGCGCCATCGTCATCGACCTGGATGACTTCAAGACGGTCAACGACTCCTATGGGCACCATTGTGGGGACGCTACCCTGATCGCTGTGGCAGGGTGCCTCAAGAAGGGCCTGCGCAAGACGGATCATCTCGCCCGCCTGGGAGGAGACGAGTTTGCCATTCTGCTTCCTGGCTCCCCCATAGAAGAGGCGGCAGAGACTGCCGAACGGCTCCGTTCCTGCGTTGCCGAGCTCGTGATCGTCTACGGCGAGGTTCAGACCAAAGTGACTGCAAGCTTCGGTCTCGCCTCTGCACGGGGCTCTGCTACCACCTGGGATGATCTTCTCCTGATGTGCGACCAGGCTCTCTACACAGGCAAGCGATCCGGCGGCAATCTTGTGCGGGCCGGCTTCGATGACATTGCTGGCATCGCGCTTCCAGACGCAATCAGTATTGAAGTACGTCCGTAG
- a CDS encoding TonB-dependent receptor — protein MNMIHKVEPASNAGRLYMSDASEHRLRTLVKHLTLPLMILFLATISALGQLTTSDILGTVTDSTGAEITNATITIRNLDTNDTRTVKTNGNGDYSFNLLQPGHYNIRIEAPGFKSSNTASLAVEAGDRARADAHLEPGASSETITVEAQTPLLQADTATVSSTVTAKAVQDLPLNGRNFVQLVQLTPGANEGPGNGLSSGGRPDDRRSNAAGISVNGQDDTLNNWVVDGIDDNERIIGSIGVKPNVEGIQEITVQTNSYAPEAGRTAGGVINIVTRSGTNQFHGSVYEFFRNDIFDGRSVLQTSGDKPRLRQNQFGGSIGGPVIKDKAFFYFDYEGLRQVVGLTYTKTVPTLSEYNAINSIGGSTPQSLLSADNGTAGLPIDPIALNYLKLFPAPNAGPVGQLTNNYITSPSKTQSSNTYDARVDFKLNDSNQLFARFAYNTVTTFTPPGLGTQNGLQISGGRYDFDGPATDIAQQYALGYTHIFSPRLVLDLRAAFTRINNLSLPLNYGKGADTQVGFPAGHIAFSPFADSLTPVSVGPFADIGDGAYVPLQDIDNTFQYLGTISWTKGNHNIKAGLSFLRRQARNVQSASATGAYQFNLPTDTVNVPVVTNASLLLQQDHQLASTLVGAFASTTRNFNLSPPDYRSYEPSGFVQDSWKITPKLTFIYGLRYDVFTPFTEAHNRISNFDFPQALTLNAQNISSALKIAGQNGVDSKVNIPTDYSNVAPRVGFSLSLAPTTVLRGGYGLSFFPGNYTSNADLKNAPFTSNFSPACQSQIAVNIETAKNQLAGQNGSCAAIPGAPSTLAQGLPVPAAPDITNLAAISGLSFVAEAPKFRSALIQQFNLQVQQQVGPNVFTIGYVGNIGQHLPESINNINQPKPYNPLAPVGSAANPVGGARPLNSVLPNLSGVSYIDSGGVSNYNALQASFQRRFVRGLAFDANYTWAKALSDITGFSQQGSNQGWSNADPTRIRQIEYAIAENDIQNRFALSLNYEFQFGKSFQGFKRALFSGWQANTITVWQSGKPFTITSTGSGVDNPIESDGKPHGFSNRATPQNSGGNDRPNQLGDARGSKSNSQFFNTAAFAPQPLGTVGSAQRNSLFGPNFRHVDLSLFKTFPVTERLNVQFRAESYNISNTPNFYIGNGTSTSQFGSATFGQISQTDPNYTPRLYQFALKAQF, from the coding sequence ATGAACATGATTCACAAAGTTGAACCGGCATCGAACGCCGGGCGACTCTATATGAGCGATGCATCTGAGCATCGCCTGCGAACATTGGTGAAGCACCTCACGCTTCCGCTGATGATTCTCTTTCTTGCAACCATCTCCGCACTGGGCCAGCTGACCACATCCGACATCCTGGGAACCGTCACCGACAGCACCGGTGCAGAAATAACTAACGCCACCATTACCATCCGCAATTTGGATACAAACGATACCCGCACCGTGAAGACCAACGGTAACGGTGACTACTCCTTTAATCTTCTCCAGCCAGGTCACTACAACATTCGCATTGAAGCGCCCGGGTTCAAATCTTCGAATACGGCAAGCCTCGCGGTAGAAGCTGGCGATCGAGCCCGTGCCGATGCCCATCTCGAACCCGGAGCCTCCAGCGAAACCATCACCGTCGAAGCGCAGACGCCGCTACTCCAGGCAGACACGGCCACCGTCAGCTCCACCGTTACGGCAAAGGCGGTACAGGACCTTCCGCTCAACGGTCGTAACTTCGTTCAGCTGGTTCAGCTCACCCCAGGTGCGAACGAAGGTCCCGGTAATGGTCTCTCCAGTGGCGGCCGTCCAGACGATCGTCGCTCCAATGCAGCTGGCATCTCGGTTAACGGGCAGGATGACACCCTCAACAACTGGGTAGTCGACGGCATCGATGACAACGAACGCATCATCGGATCCATCGGTGTCAAACCGAATGTCGAAGGCATTCAGGAGATCACCGTGCAGACGAACAGCTACGCGCCGGAGGCCGGCCGTACCGCCGGAGGCGTCATCAACATCGTCACCCGCTCTGGAACGAACCAGTTCCACGGCAGTGTCTATGAGTTCTTCCGGAATGACATCTTCGATGGGCGCAGCGTTCTGCAGACCAGCGGAGACAAACCCCGGCTTCGGCAGAACCAGTTTGGTGGCAGCATCGGTGGTCCGGTCATCAAGGACAAAGCTTTCTTCTACTTTGACTACGAAGGTCTGCGGCAGGTCGTAGGTCTCACCTATACCAAGACTGTCCCTACGCTTTCCGAGTACAACGCCATCAACAGTATCGGCGGAAGTACGCCCCAGTCTCTGTTGTCAGCCGACAACGGTACGGCAGGGCTTCCCATTGACCCGATCGCGCTGAACTACCTTAAACTCTTTCCGGCCCCCAATGCTGGACCCGTCGGTCAATTGACCAACAACTACATTACAAGTCCCAGCAAAACCCAGAGCAGCAACACCTATGATGCTCGCGTTGACTTCAAACTCAACGACAGCAATCAACTCTTCGCGCGTTTCGCATACAACACCGTAACAACGTTCACCCCTCCGGGTCTCGGCACGCAGAACGGTTTACAGATCAGCGGCGGTCGGTACGACTTCGACGGTCCCGCGACCGATATTGCGCAGCAGTATGCTCTGGGCTATACCCATATCTTCAGTCCCAGACTAGTTCTCGACCTCCGGGCCGCGTTCACCCGAATCAACAATCTCTCTCTTCCGCTTAACTACGGAAAGGGCGCGGACACACAGGTCGGCTTTCCTGCGGGACACATAGCATTTAGTCCGTTCGCCGATTCGCTTACTCCCGTTTCTGTAGGTCCCTTCGCGGATATTGGAGACGGTGCCTATGTTCCTCTGCAGGACATCGACAATACCTTCCAATACCTCGGAACCATCAGCTGGACGAAGGGCAACCACAACATCAAGGCCGGGCTCAGCTTCCTTCGTCGGCAGGCGCGTAACGTCCAAAGCGCTTCCGCGACGGGTGCCTACCAGTTCAACCTTCCAACAGACACCGTCAACGTGCCGGTCGTCACGAATGCGAGTCTGTTGCTCCAGCAAGACCATCAACTTGCGTCTACACTCGTGGGAGCTTTCGCAAGTACTACGCGTAACTTCAACCTGAGCCCCCCTGACTACCGTAGTTACGAACCCAGCGGCTTCGTGCAGGACAGCTGGAAGATCACTCCAAAGCTAACCTTTATTTACGGTCTTCGTTACGATGTCTTTACGCCCTTCACCGAAGCGCATAACCGGATTTCGAACTTCGACTTCCCGCAGGCACTCACCCTCAATGCACAAAACATCAGCTCTGCTTTGAAGATCGCTGGCCAGAACGGCGTCGACTCCAAGGTGAATATTCCCACCGATTACTCCAACGTTGCTCCACGCGTCGGCTTCTCCCTGTCGCTCGCGCCTACCACTGTCCTCCGCGGCGGCTACGGCCTGAGTTTCTTCCCCGGCAACTACACCTCCAACGCCGACCTGAAGAACGCGCCATTCACCTCCAACTTCAGTCCGGCCTGCCAGTCTCAGATTGCTGTAAACATTGAAACTGCGAAAAACCAACTTGCTGGTCAGAATGGAAGCTGCGCCGCCATCCCAGGCGCACCATCTACTCTGGCTCAGGGACTGCCGGTTCCAGCCGCTCCGGACATCACGAACCTGGCCGCTATTTCAGGTCTCTCGTTCGTAGCCGAAGCTCCTAAGTTTCGTTCGGCTCTCATCCAGCAGTTTAATCTGCAGGTGCAGCAGCAGGTCGGTCCGAACGTCTTCACCATCGGCTACGTTGGAAACATCGGTCAACATCTGCCGGAGTCCATCAATAATATCAACCAGCCGAAGCCCTATAACCCATTGGCACCGGTAGGAAGCGCGGCCAATCCCGTAGGCGGAGCGCGTCCACTCAATTCGGTACTTCCGAACCTCTCCGGCGTCAGCTATATCGACAGCGGAGGCGTCTCGAACTACAACGCTCTACAGGCCTCTTTCCAGCGTCGCTTCGTGAGAGGTCTGGCCTTCGATGCGAACTACACCTGGGCCAAGGCGCTCAGCGACATCACTGGCTTCTCCCAGCAGGGAAGCAACCAGGGTTGGAGTAACGCCGATCCTACGCGCATCCGTCAGATCGAATACGCCATCGCAGAAAACGATATCCAAAATCGCTTCGCTCTCTCGCTGAACTACGAGTTCCAGTTCGGAAAGAGCTTCCAGGGTTTCAAAAGAGCGCTCTTTTCCGGATGGCAGGCAAATACAATCACCGTCTGGCAGAGTGGTAAACCCTTCACGATCACCAGCACTGGAAGCGGTGTCGACAATCCCATTGAGAGCGATGGCAAACCACATGGCTTCAGCAATCGCGCCACACCGCAGAACAGCGGAGGCAACGATCGTCCCAACCAGCTTGGAGACGCGCGCGGCTCCAAGTCCAACAGTCAATTCTTCAATACAGCTGCGTTCGCTCCGCAACCACTCGGAACGGTGGGATCCGCTCAGCGCAACTCGCTGTTTGGCCCCAACTTCCGCCATGTGGATCTCTCTCTCTTCAAAACCTTTCCTGTCACAGAGCGTTTGAACGTGCAATTTCGTGCGGAAAGTTACAACATCTCCAACACGCCGAACTTCTACATCGGGAACGGCACCTCCACGTCACAGTTTGGCAGCGCGACCTTCGGTCAGATCTCACAGACCGATCCAAACTACACCCCAAGGCTGTATCAGTTCGCCCTCAAAGCGCAGTTCTAA